CAGAGTTGGTATAAAAAGTTGCTTTGGACCAGATTGCAATAATTTCAAATGCACGGAGCCCAACACTCACAATGTAAGTATAATTTTACTTTCCAGATTCTCTTAAATGAATAGAGAAATCACTGAATAGACATTTCTCAGTGGATgaattaatattaaatgtttatatgaCCACAAACTTATTACTGGATAAACAAATATggcacactgtgtgtgtgtgtgtgtgtgtgtgtgtgtgtgtgtgtgtgtgtgtgtgtcaggataTATCTTTCTGGACTTGTTGGCTTTCTGCTGGTGCTAACCACTGAAGCCAGAGTTGGGTAAGAAACCATTTTAGCAGTATGCAGCATTTGACTACAactaagtaaaacaaaaaaaaatatatctggTTCAAGTGTTGGTTATTAGAAATTGAAGGGACCACCGCTCAAATTGAAAAATTACTGTTCAGCTCAAGAGCtagaaaatatcagttttttaatatgttcctttcacatttcacagaaaCTCCTCTGAGTTGGTGTTCTGTTCTGAGACAAAACAATGCCTGCTGTTTGATAAAGTTTGTAAGACTGACGAATATGAGGTGAGTGCCTCTGAGCAAGAaggaataaacacaaaaaaacccacatgagccaattagaaaaaaaagccTCACAACTGTGTTCATTCATGTCCCGCAGGCCCGCCACTATGACTCCGTGAAATGGGTTTCGACTGAAGAGACGTCTTTCTTCTTGGAGATTGCAATAATGAAAGGATTCAGACGGTTGTATGACTACATCACCGGTGCAAATGTGAATGGTGTGCATCTCGTCatatatttattatgtatttaatattttatttaaacactttaaagaaaacaactacaAGTGTTTATTCACAATGATTGAGtataatgttttaaaatctccaaaaaaaaaaaaaaaaaaaaaaaaaaaaaaaaaagatcccatGCAACTCATACCATTTGTATGGAGACTGGTATTTAAAACAAGTATTTCCAAACTCTGGCTGAACATGTGGtacagctaaaataaaaatgtcccTTGACCGGACATCATAATTACTGTATTTAGTTGTGATTAGAGAGCAGAGCTTGTTTGGTGGTTTTATTGGATAGTTCAGAGcaactgcatgtttttttttttattgttttcttattcttcatgtgcatttttttttgtgacaattCTCAAAAACTTTCTTAATGTTTGTTGTTAGGAGAGAAAATTGAAATGACAGCTCCTGTTGTTGTGAAAGTCCCTGACAAGTATTTTTGGGAAACGGGTGTTTACACAATAAGTTTCTTGCTGCCAGCTGAATATCAGAAAAATCCACCTAGCCCTACTAATAATAAGGTAAGCTTCTCTAGCTAAAAACGatagctggaaaaaaaataaaaacacattacgTTCCAGTTAGTCATCAATAACTCAATATGAACTGATTCTGAGTCCACCTTATGTTCTGACAGATAATAAAACTTTGCTGACTTACAGGTGTACATCCGCAACACACCAGACatgactgtgtatgtgcagaGCTATGGAGGATGGCTGACAACCGtgtctgacaaaaacacagcaaacagtCTGTCCTCTGCCCTTGACCAAACCAATGCAGACTACAAAAAAGGCTTCCACTATGCTGTTGGATATAACAGGTAGACAAATCATTACCATTTTCTCAGTGATAATCACAAATTACTGAAGAAAATCCAAAGAATGTATTTGGATGATGATTTTATATTCTACAATAAATTATTATGTGCGTATTTATTTCTTGCAGCCCAATGACGATCATTTACAGGCACAATGAGGTGTGGTTTGTTGCTGAGGATGAGCCAGCGTGTTCCAGCAGTGAGGAATTGAACTTTGGTCCTTAGTCCTGAACATTCGGAGCCCTCTGCAATGACAGTATACAACAGCGTATATAGAAAAATGTTGTAACTTGACTTTCGCTTGCTCCATCTTAAAATGTATCATATAAATTGCCAGCCTGTGAGAGCCCATGTTACGGAAATATATGTGAATTGAATAGAGCATGTATTACTAGTGATGATGGGTTTACTCTATGTTGTATgatggttttcttttgttttcaataaaatatctttttgcagtgatttattttgcttgtttttaacCAATCTGCTTCCTGTCTAAGGCAGCTGGTTTCCAGTAGGTTAAGCCTCAGGACAGCTCAGTCTCACTCCATTTTCTTGCCACTAGGTGGCAGTAGGAAGACGATTATTATATGGATCATAGTTATACTGCCAAGAACTTCAGGTTTTTgacatgattgtttttttgtttttttttctctctcattttattttattttatttaagatttACCTTTAAAATGAAGAGAGATGGTTGTAAATGTCAGAAGCTACACAGCCTACTGAAAATAGTACGTAGGctattttattgatgaatgtCATAATCCATTTACAAGCTGATGTGCAGATTTCATAACCATTCACCCTTGAACTGCCCCCTTCCTCCCCCCATTCGCTTTTATGTCACTCTGATCTTCATCATCTTACCTGTGTCGTTTGAGATGAATGACAGCTTATCATATTGAGCAGTAGCCAGGGATGTGGAGTAATATTCAATTGGAGTTCTCTGAAGGGCTAATGTTGTATTACACCGACAAAGCAAAGGTCCTGTCCTTGAATGCATTATTAAGGTGTATCCATTGATTTAATTCAAGGATGAACAGCTGATGCTTTCCTCGTGTACACgttcagtggtggaaagtaacaaagtacatttactcaagtactgtaaaATATTGCAGCTTATACTTCTGCTCTACAAGCCTGTAGAgagaaatattgtactttttagcCCACTACATTCATATAACAACTACAGTTCCCACTTACATTGCAGattaaagaaaagataaaaGTATAACAACACTTTTGTGGAGCTGAACtttaatttgcctttttttttaaccattagTCTTCCCATgcatctgatttattttgtgaccCTCAAAGAGGTCTGACTCCTAGGCTGGGAACTACTACACTAAACTGCCTGTAATGCAATTTTACTGGGCTGGTTACTTGGCTGGCTTGCTGAATGACTGATTGGATAGGGGCACCAGTCAGGAGAGGTTTTATGACACTCGCTACAGATCGAAGTCCGCTTGTAGGGCTCAAATCACCAGCAGGCCTGCCATTCAGCTTTTCTCCAGTTTGCCTCCCTTGTCTGTCTGGTCTTCTGATCTCTACAGTAATGAAGATCAGGCTGGACTAACTTTGGAATCCATGTCCCACAACTAGCATGGATGTACCTGGTTATCACCCACAGCTGCCACAGCCTCTTGTCCCCCACCTTGGCAACTACACAGCCGATCTGTTAAATCTGGAAGGATCACCAACATGTGAGTGCACTATGAGTAGATCAGAAGATACTGTATGAGCTTATATCTTGTTCTAAAAGTacctgtgtttaaaaatgtcttattttgagAGCTGGTGTATAACTGTGTCAGGAAAAATATAATATGTAGTAGAAAATAATCACCTCTACATGAAAATCCaaatacagaagaaaaataggttTATCATTGTGCTACATTCCTGTCGATGTCAAAAAAAGTACAAGCCAAGTGGTGTTACTGTACTGCTCACTATTGTCTCAACAGCCAAATACTGCATACTATGTCTGTATCTCTGTATTTTactaaaagaagaagaagaaaggagagaaaatgggAAGTGTAGAGAAGGCTAGAGCAGGATTTGCTCTCTGGAGCAGGTACAGTACGTGTTTCAGTAGCTTGGCACATCACAactttcagttaaaaaaaacagcaatctCCTTTCAAACAACACTTGCTAGCTCAACCTTGTGTCATGTTGGTCATTTTCAGTAGCAGAAGTTTGAGTCATACTCTGAATATATTTAATGATAACTGTGGCATCATTCTCCAGCTCAGGACTCAAAGACAGAACCAGATGGCAGACCACAGTCAGAGGAGAGTTGTCCCATCTGTGGGGACAAAGTATCGGGATACCATTATGGACTGCTCACCTGTGAAAGCTGCAAGGTAAAAATCAGAATATGGACAAGTCGTTTAGGATGATCTTGTAATCTGCAGAGAATGAAGCAGCAGCCTCACagactgtctctctctctctctctgcagggaTTCTTTAAACGCTCAGTACAGAATAACAAGCATTACACCTGTGCAGAACAACAGCGCTGCCCCATGAACCTTTCGCAGAGGAAACGTTGTCCTTCCTGCCGCTTCCAGAAGTGTCTGGCAGTGGGCATGAAAAAAGAAGGTACACCCGCAGCCCCCAGGCCACACAGAAACATTcataaacagcacacacacatgcattctgCTCACTGCATGCGTTGTGTTGTATTCTGACATGAATGCTATTTTCTCCCATATGATTTATCTAAGAAGCCATAAACCGATGCAAGTAATTGTCTGCAATGACCCAGATTATATATGATTGCAATAATCAAATTGGGTTTAGAGAGCTATTATTAGTTCTCTAAACTAAAATACCTCTGTACTGTCTGGAATTTGGTGGTAAAAGCCTGATAATTTGTTTCCTGTTAACAGCTGTAAGAGCAGATCGCATGCGAGGTGGCAGAAATAAATTTGGCCCTCTGTATCGGCGGGACAGGCAGAGGAAGCAGCAAAAAGTTTATGACCAGGCAAACACTGGTCCCTACAGGATTAAGCAGGGTACTACACCCTGGCCTACAGCTCCAAATGATCTTTACCCTGTGAGCAGTCACGCAAGTATGTCATTGTCCTCTGATGCTTTACATCAAACCCACATGCATCCAAACATGGGGGAGACGGGTGCACTCATACCTCTGGACTGCACAATGAACGAAGACAGAGACCTCCCTCCTTCATCCCTGCCTTACCCTGAACTGTACCACTGCACCTTCTCTGGATTCACccaggagaaaagagaaatgccGTTAAGCTACAGCCTGGTTCACACAAACTATCCAGTGCACCCAACCTCAAACAATTCATTCACATACAGAAGAACACCAGTATCATCCCCCGGCTCAGCACCCAGTTCATCTACGCTACTCTCACAAGCTCCCACCCAAAACCGAGACAGTCCTTCATCAACCATCTTCCTAAGCCAGCTCTTGGAGGGAGAGCAAGAGGAGAGCCAGCTGTGTGCCAAAGTGCTGGCCAGCCTGCAAAGAGAACAGGCCAACCGAGGCAAACATGACCGCCTAAACACATTCAGCATCATGTGCAAAATGGCTGACCAGACACTGTTTGGGCTTGTGGAGTGGGCCAGGAACAGTACACTCTTCAAGGAGCTCAAGGTGAAAACATGGGCCACAGTATTACAGAGATCTTTCTATAGTAGTTGAAATCTCTTAGTAGCTGTGTCAACAGACCTATGGCATTTACTCGTTTCAATGTGTTGGAGGTCTGAGGTTGTAGGTTGTGGGTTGCAGTCATTAATTTGCAACTACCCCCAGATCAACTTTTTATGTTTCCCACAGGTGGAGGACCAGATGGTGCTGCTGCAGAACTGTTGGAGTGAGTTGCTGGTCCTGGATCACCTTTGCAGACAGGTGACCTATGGAAAAGAGAGCTGCATATATCTAGTCACAGGACAAcaggtacagtatatactgATGATCATCATAAAGGTCTTTAAACATTGCCCTGTCATGTGTTATACTGGGTTACACAGAAACCTAAATTCTAAACACcatctttttctcactctgatGCAGATTGAAGTATCAACCATCATCTCACAAGCAGGAGTGACACTGAGTAGCCTGGTATCAAGGACCCAAGACCTGGTGTCCAAACTGAAGGTACTTCAGTTAGACAGACATGAGTTTGTCTGTCTCAAATACTTGGTGCTATTCAACCCTGGTGagcaatttattttgaaattctagtgattaattttttttttataggagaTAAAAATCAGATGCAGCTTTTTGATGAAGTTCCTGACATTTTAGATGTGTATTCTTTTCAAACTACTGTCATGCATGCAGCTTCTGTTAAACATGTTATATGATGAATATGCATGTATCTTTCTCCACTAGATGTGAAGTCTGTGCAGAGCCGCAGGCAGGTAGAACAGACTCAAGAGAGGGTGAACAGGGCCCTAATGGAACACACTCAGCAGAATCATCCAGGGCACTCAGACAAGTTTGGCCAGTTGCTACTCCGGCTGCCTGAAGTACGTAGCATTAGCTTGCAAATTGAGGAGTATTTATACCAGCGCCACCTTCTGGGAGATTTGCCTTGTAACTCTCTACTCACTGAGATGCTTCACACGAAGCACAACTAGGGGCTGCTGGATTTGCAGACAGGAGAGTCAGGTTTTGCACTTTCTTTATTGCCTTTGTGAGATGTAAGGTCCAAGCACTACCATATTTTTGTAAGCAGGAAGAGCTtaactgttaaaagaaaaatgcatctTTGAAgaagtaaaattgttttttgcatttgcCTGAGTACTCAAAACTTGTAATACAATGCAAATGGGAAAATAAACATGGGTATGAAAAAACATATAATGACagtttaaaaagcatttttatttgtctggTCCAGTTGCCAAGGATAGTGAATTTATGAAATGAACATCCATAATGTGCCGGGATAGATCTGACAAcataacacaaagaaaacatacattttatgaCAACTTTTATGAAATGAATGAGTGACTTACCaccttaacaaaaaaaaaaagtagaaacaaaCTAAACATCAATTGCACCATCTAATggaaactaaataaatacatctaTGGGTGATATGGGGATTTCTAAGGGAGAATTGCACAGAATCATAATAGTGTTAACTACATAGAACTCtttacaaacataaatacagacacCCACTAATTCCATATGCACTCCTCCACACATGCACTTTTAATGAATCATCTTACCAATTTTGCTCAACTTGACATATTTCACATCTGTAATGGAATCATTCAAATAACATGTTTGCTTGAGGTGGTCAGTGATTTGAGAGGAGACAGCTGCATCCTGACAGCTGTTGTAGTGCTAAAGACtgaaaaggaagagaggaaggCCAAACTTCCACTGATCTTGTGGTGATATTGACCTGATTACaagcaacaactgcaaaataaaatgtttataacaTGGAcactggcaaaaaaaaatatatatatatatacagtttgGACAAAGTTTGGCATTTTACATTCCCCCAGTTACACATGAAGCAGTCTCTAAAGACTGTGTGGGGAAGACGAGGGCTGTTACAGTCCGGAATGATCCTTCATCAAGAAACCTACTGTTTATGTGCTGGGACACACAAACAGGGAATCACATAATAGAAAACAGACTCCGAATGACCTAAAGGATTTATTAATCCCTAGACAAATGGTTTCAGCAAGAATTCCTATTcattctcattcactcattctTATCTCAAACACACATCTCACTAATGCTTAAGCAGCAGGCTAGCTTATTCATAGCTTACAAAGGTcaacttacttttttttttttacaaatcattgtcaaaaaaaaaaaaaaaaaatcaaagtaatCAGCATTCAGTATATATTAAATCAGCAttatcattttcacacagagtTGTATCCAAGTAATGATAAACATGATGCAGCCCTCCTTCACGTTTCCAGTATTGTTTTTCAACATATCAGCTAATATTTCAATTCAATAGAACATTTCAATCATGTTGAAAATGTGAAAGCAAGTTAAGAGAAAAACATCATAAGTTTCATTCTTCTTTCAGCTCTCGAAAGCTGAAGCGATTTGTCCagcaaaaacatgtcaaaatagTATAAAAACCATCCAACTGTCTACAGCTGAAGGGGAATTAGAGTGGAGTGTGTGAACTATGGGGGCACAGGCAGTTTTTAAGTGTGCCACTAAGTCCACTGACAACCACAGTAGCCACCACAAGTGCGGTCCACATAGAAACCACCCACGATGGTATTTTCTGGCCCTGACAAACCAGTAAAAACACCCCTGAATGCAATGAGTGGTTAGTGTGTGCCCTACATTCATATGAGAGCAGTGTTACCTGCTATTTAATTTCAGCTGAGATCTCCTACAGAAAACTGAGAGCCGAGCCACTTGCCTCAAGTAGACTGGAGGGAGAGTGAGCcctggaagaagaagaaaggcagCAAAAGGAAACGCAAGCAGAAATAGAAGGGGCACGAACTACTCTGGCCCAAAATACTGTCATGTGGGCAAAGGCAGTGTGGTTCACCTCTCTTTTTCTTACCTAAGAGTCTCAAAAATGACTCCATGGGCAGGGTAAGGCAAGGCATGGGGAGCAAGGGAGAGAGAATTCTTCATCCTGACAGAATCAGTGATGTTACATTTTCAAATCTAGGTAGAACAGGCAGTCAATGATAAGCTCTTAAAAGTAAAACTACTGTGACTACACTGGCTGAGTGAGTGATGGGCCCCTTCTCTTGGCATGAAGACTTGACTGGGTTGTTCTTGGGGTCCAGGCTCGGTCATGCTTGTCCAATGTTAGTCTAAGTGTGTAATTAAAAATCTCAAGTGCCTCACTGTTCAATATACATCATATTAGAAGTCAAGTCAGGAGTTGGTTCCCTGAATGGCAATATTTCTActtatgtatgtgtttatttgggGGTGCCAAGCTTCTTAGGAGTTCCTGGGCGCTTCTGCCAAAAGTGACCAGGGATGGTGAAGGCATCAACACTCATGGACATGGTTTTGGACGGGATGACTGTGAACTGCTTGCGGTCAGAGCTGTATTTGTAAATGGACTCTACCATCTCAGGGGTGATGGTGCGGGGGCCAATGCCAGTGAGCCGTACCATCTCTGCTGTTTCAGGGTTCATGGTGTAAACTGCTCTGAACTGGCAGCTGGAATCTCTGAAGAGGATAAGGAAGTGATTGGCCGTGCTCTTCTCCATTTCCtacagaggaagagatgaagaaagggggaaaaaaggcCACATGTTAACTAAAGCTGACAACAGAAATCACTGTGACTCATAGCCCAGTTAGGGTGGACCTTTTTGTTGGACTCTGACACAGCAGGATGACTTACCTCTACAATCTTATTTTTCTGTGGTTCATTGACCTTTCCAGCCAGGCAACAACGAGTGATAGCATTATGAATGATGAACTTGTTGGACTTAAAGCTAGGCTCTTTGTACAGCTTTGGTCCTACAAGACACAGCATTTCCCAATGTTACTGTATATACAAAACAAACTTACTGgattcattttaaatactttcTTAGTTTGGACCATATCACTGACCTGTGTATTCTGGGATTGAAGCAGGGGAGGAAATAGTGGAGCCATTCTCCCAGTCCTTCTCTCCATTCTGAGCGTTCATTCGTCCTGGTGACATCAGCCGGGATGGAGAGTGCGAACGGCTAGGGGTTAAAAAGAACTTTAGTAAGGAAGTTCAGTAACAGATTTTGAAGCTCTGTGTATACGTTTGTTTGTTCCCATTATTACTGGTAAGAGCTACCACAGGGCCTATAGTAGCTACAGTCATGTGAAAAACTTAGTGTacttttgtaacatttttggaTATATGGATATTTAATCTCAATTTTAACAATACAGAGAGATTTAAGTAATATATCTaagcaaataaaactgaagaggGGATgttctgtaaaatgtaattcCACAAAAATGCCTATTCTAACTGAGACAAAAGTTAGGGTGCCCTCATATTTATTCCCACCATGGTGAGAGTAAAAGAGGtcttcagacaaaaaaaaaaaaaaaaactgtagcaGCCTATGAGTCTGATAAGGGATTTAAAAAGGTCTCAAAAGATTTTGAAACTAGCCATTCCATTGTCTGGAAAATAGTCTACACAATTGGAGGACAACTGCCAACATGCCCAGGTCTGGTCGTCCTAGCAAGTTCACCCCGAGAACAGACTGCAAGATGCTAAAAGAGGTCTCCAAAAAACCCTATAATGTCATCATGGGACCTACAGCAGGCTCTGGCTACTGTTGATGTGAAAGTGCATGCCTCTACAATCAGAAAGAGACTGCACAGGTTTAACTTGCATGGGAGGTGTGCAAGGAGGAAACCTTTGCTCTCTAAGAGAAGCATCAAGGCCAGATTGAAGTTTGCCAGAGAGCATGTTGACAAAGACCAGGACTTCTGGAATAATgttctttggacagatgagtccAAAATTCAATTATTTGGACACCAGAACAGAGGACATGTTTGGCGTAAACCAAAGACAGCATTCCAGGAAAAGAACTTCATACTAACTCAAGCATGGAGGTGGAAGTGTCATggtttggggctgctttgctgcagcaGGACCTGGACCTTTCCTCAGACCGATGTCAGAGACTGGTAGAGGGCTACAAGAAGCGTCTCACTGCAGTTATTTCAGCTAAAGGGGGCAACACTAGCTATTAGGGGGTAGGGTGTCCTATATGCATTTTTGTagaattacatttacagaagaTCTTCAAAAgtcttttcttcagttttaattgtttaGTTATATTACTTTAATCTCTCTGTATTGTTAAATTGTAGATTAAATATCCACATAtccaaaaatgttacaaaaatacacagccTTTCATAGGGTGTCCTAATTTTTTCACATAAAACTGTATAGATAAGCACACTGACACATATTAAatttctttgacattttcatatgtAAATTGTAGGGAAGGCATATGGCGTTCATATGTACAGACATATTTTGAATAATGAATAAGGTGACATAAtgcacagcagcaaaaaaatAACTATTGTAGTGTGACATACGTCTTTAATGTTTCTGGAACTTCAAACTCTTACTGATACAGTTAGTACAGTAGTACTGTTTTTGACTACATTATTGTATGTGCCACAGCATTTATTCAAGAAACAACAACTTCTCAATGTGCAGGTTACCTGGGAGATTTCCTTACGGTCAGGCCTCCAGATTCATTAGCCATGGAGGACAGGTTCATGGATGAGTGGGAGTAAACTTTGTTTAGCTTATTGCCTAGATATAGGAAAACAGGAATGGAAAAAGAAGTTACATTAACAAACCAAATATAAGCTTAAAAACAGGGCATGCAAAGATAAGTGTGTGCAAATATCAGAATTAGTTACCCATGAAACCCTTGACAGGGCTTTGACCAAGGACAGAGTCATCCCTGAACACAGTCTTAGGTCTCTGCTTCTTGACACCACGAACCGTGGTGGGTTTCTGTCTCAGCACCTTGTCTAAGTCCTCCATGAGTTTTAGCTGCTGTCTCCGTTCATACTCCTGCCTAGTGAAGTCTCCCCTGCGCTGAGGATTCCCCTCTACTGGTGGGGTGCGTGATGCTGGAGGTGTCCCTGGGGTCTGAGGTCTGTCCTCACTCTTATTTCCCCAGCCCTCAATGATCATCCACTGAGGTTTGCTAAAAACACAGAACGATatgtaaaactaaaaatctgTGATACTGACATTGCAAAAACAATGCTAAAAACACAAGATGTATCACAGAGGTAATGGTGACAATCTGTTTCATTTACTAACATTAGAACACAAATCATAATGATCATTACTTGGATGCTGGAAAATCACAGCTACAAAAATGTCCAAACTTTACAAACCTAAattattttaagttaatttaGTTGTGACTAAAATTTTGAATGAACTGGGTCTCACTTtgattctttctctttttcctgctCCAGTTTGCGTTTTTTCAGCTCTTCAGCTCTCTTCTGTTGTTTCTCCAGCAAAGCTGCTCTTCGCTGGGCCATCTCATCCTCTGGTCGATCACTGTCATCCTAATTATAaagatggaaataaataaatggcatgAATGTACCATcataacaaaaacagcatttacagAATGGTACAGAGGTAATAATAACCTAACCTTGAAAAAGAACCCGACTCCAGGTTTCATCTCAGGCTCTGTTCGGTCACTCATTGAATCAGAGAAGACATCAGGTACTTGGTCATCCTCTTCCCCATCTCCTCGCAGAGCTGACATTGAGATCTCTATCAGGCTACTGCGTTTGTCATTCAGTACTCCTGAAGGGGCCTCACTTTCAAATGAGCACTCTGACGGGGCACCAGAGCTGCAGCCCCCACCTGTAAGTCCATCCTTCTTAGCCACAGGACTATGTGAAGGCCCTGCCTCCAGGTCCATGCTAAATATACTATGATCATCATTAGAGCCAATCTCTGACACACTGTCATCTCCAGCAGGACGGGGAGTTGGGGTTGGAGTTGGTACAGGGGTTGGTGTCACTGTAGGGACAGGAGTTGGGCCAGATGAGCGTAGCTCATCTAGGCTGTTAGAGTTACCAATggagaatgatgatgatgtctggACTTGGGATTGCCAAGGACTTACACGACGAAGATGGGGAATGCGGTCTACATTTTGAGGTGGGGTGAGAACCCTTGATACAGTAGGGACCTTAATGTCCAAGGGACGATTTTGTTGGTGATGTCTGGGGCTTTTAGGTGGCACAGAATGGGCTCTACGATGAACTTGAGGAGATTTAGGAGGAGTGGTGTGGTTTGTGATTTTGCGGGGTGTGGATGGAGAAGAGGACGCAGAATTTAAATCTCGGGTGGATTCTCGGGAGAGGCGAGCAGGAGGAGGGGCTGGGGTAGAGGTTTTAGGGCTGGCTGGAATAACCCAGGATTTATTGCTGGAAGTTGCAGCTTTCTTTTGGATTAGCTGGTTCTGCTGTTCAGTCAACCGCTGCATGTCACTTTGCAGGGAGCTAAGAGCTGCAGTCAGCTTTGACACAGCATTGTTATAAGCCCCAAGTGGAGGTACCATCTCACCAGGTGTCCCAGAGCCCTTCTCTCCTGACGTACCTGGCTTTTCTTTGCTTACCCTGACATTGCTCTCATCTTCCAGTGAGGGGCGTTTTTCATCTGgttcctgctgctcttcctcctccattcGAGCTAGCCTTTCTTCTGGGGTCAGGTGAGACAGCTCGTCTTCTGTGGATGAGGTGCTGACCTGGCCATATCCTCCTTCCCTATCACCTTCATCTCCACTGTGTTCCTTCTTTAACTGCAAAAAGGCACTCTTCCCCAGTCTTTGCCGGTGCTTTGCAAAAATCGCCTCAATGCGTTTCTTCTGGGCTTCAATTGCTTTGCGCTTTTCTTCAAGTCGAGCTCCCAGCTCAGACATCTCATTATTGAGTTGCGGGCTCTTACTGGGGCTTTCTTCAGACTTTTGTGCCCATGTGGTCATCTGACGGGAAGAGGAGTCGCTGGTTTTTGGAGAATCCATAATCTGCTTCTTTTTGCGTTCTGCAAAGCTGGTCATCTTCACACCACTGTCAGACACCTCTTTGCTGTGGCCTCTAGTTGAGTGTGTGCTAGCAGATGGTGTGGTTGGAGTAGAATGGATTTTAGGCAGGTCTTCCGATGCATCCGAGTCCACACTGCCGTCTCTCAAGACTGAGTCATCATCTCGTGAACATTCAGAGGTGTTCCTGGTGCGAGTGGGCTCCTTTGACTCTCCTGTGGGCCGGTACATCATTCCTGAGCGTGTGGGGGCAGAACAGCTGA
This genomic window from Mastacembelus armatus chromosome 8, fMasArm1.2, whole genome shotgun sequence contains:
- the camsap3 gene encoding calmodulin-regulated spectrin-associated protein 3 isoform X2, translating into MVDSPTMRKTFVVPDIKPLDLYDCTKAKICASVGWLLAKSYGSAENVPAELRDPFYCDQYEQEHLKPPVTRLLQSSEVYCRTYSLLLGDTGAEAMPKDYVTLLQFLTQRGVVSKDQGTPVTDADLCHKPIKMSAHLAVIDALMAIAAMETVTAVKTCGSAELLGRSSSWEDALLHWVNGLNQKLRERTEGAQNDSSQAITEPQPVQPSLRYRKDKIQSKQKPVFPVVNEVKDLFSGCAVAAVIHYYCSGLLRLEDVCMKDSMSVADSLYNLQFIREFCDSCLKSCCHLALEDMLYTPPELRLNLLSFLAELLSWFEVQRPEFVQAIDTLDGSTPVTPSSLGGNSTSPSIFKKPFLPISSSVSEGVGKTWSKKPLSRPLSAVSFSIPFGLDSDVDIVMGNPVITRSVSSDQLNPAVQNMPRVPYTPPEDISHLISKSSGPNGPQRASWVTQTPNVPRLSEENGVAVTETGELPTIEEALQIIHNEGKMEPRLHPDGAPDGFYLHSPDDPVNSRHNSNLVPISCSAPTRSGMMYRPTGESKEPTRTRNTSECSRDDDSVLRDGSVDSDASEDLPKIHSTPTTPSASTHSTRGHSKEVSDSGVKMTSFAERKKKQIMDSPKTSDSSSRQMTTWAQKSEESPSKSPQLNNEMSELGARLEEKRKAIEAQKKRIEAIFAKHRQRLGKSAFLQLKKEHSGDEGDREGGYGQVSTSSTEDELSHLTPEERLARMEEEEQQEPDEKRPSLEDESNVRVSKEKPGTSGEKGSGTPGEMVPPLGAYNNAVSKLTAALSSLQSDMQRLTEQQNQLIQKKAATSSNKSWVIPASPKTSTPAPPPARLSRESTRDLNSASSSPSTPRKITNHTTPPKSPQVHRRAHSVPPKSPRHHQQNRPLDIKVPTVSRVLTPPQNVDRIPHLRRVSPWQSQVQTSSSFSIGNSNSLDELRSSGPTPVPTVTPTPVPTPTPTPRPAGDDSVSEIGSNDDHSIFSMDLEAGPSHSPVAKKDGLTGGGCSSGAPSECSFESEAPSGVLNDKRSSLIEISMSALRGDGEEDDQVPDVFSDSMSDRTEPEMKPGVGFFFKDDSDRPEDEMAQRRAALLEKQQKRAEELKKRKLEQEKEKESNKPQWMIIEGWGNKSEDRPQTPGTPPASRTPPVEGNPQRRGDFTRQEYERRQQLKLMEDLDKVLRQKPTTVRGVKKQRPKTVFRDDSVLGQSPVKGFMGNKLNKVYSHSSMNLSSMANESGGLTVRKSPSRSHSPSRLMSPGRMNAQNGEKDWENGSTISSPASIPEYTGPKLYKEPSFKSNKFIIHNAITRCCLAGKVNEPQKNKIVEEMEKSTANHFLILFRDSSCQFRAVYTMNPETAEMVRLTGIGPRTITPEMVESIYKYSSDRKQFTVIPSKTMSMSVDAFTIPGHFWQKRPGTPKKLGTPK